In Chitinophaga sp. HK235, a single window of DNA contains:
- a CDS encoding amidohydrolase: MSSISRKDFIKNSSILLAAGSSLLTGSAARAATATATAETSATPAVAPGKSFTLKNVRLETGFEYEEGEVTGTKTELFTVEISNGKIKAVLPNQPNAKAIDAKGWLMLPSFRDMHIHLDKTFYGLPWKAHLKKNKSVKDMIAFEQQVIPKLLKTSTARTEKLIELLQSKGTGYARSHVNIEPTSGLNSLKNLEKALENKKASFTAELVAFPQHGLYYTPSTELMKEAAKMDIDYIGGLDPYTIDGSIEKSMDFVVQLALDHNKGIDIHLHEAGDSGTKTIEYLINKVNENPVLKGKTYISHSFALAKMDNSKLQEVAEKLGNARIGIMSTIPFGNTIMPIPTLYKYGVEVQAGNDCIIDHWSTFGSGSILQKANLVAQLYGYRTEFDLSRCLKIATHNILPLDDKGNRQWPKADDKADLVLVDASCSAEAVSRISPVKSLIHQGNLVF, from the coding sequence ATGTCATCAATATCCCGCAAAGATTTCATTAAAAATTCCTCCATACTCCTGGCCGCTGGCAGCAGCCTGCTGACAGGTAGTGCAGCCCGGGCAGCAACAGCAACAGCAACAGCTGAAACATCAGCCACACCCGCTGTTGCCCCCGGCAAATCCTTTACCCTTAAAAACGTTCGGCTGGAAACAGGCTTCGAATACGAAGAAGGTGAAGTGACAGGTACCAAAACCGAACTGTTCACCGTCGAAATCAGCAACGGAAAGATAAAAGCCGTGCTGCCCAACCAGCCCAATGCCAAAGCCATCGATGCAAAAGGCTGGCTGATGCTGCCTTCCTTCCGGGATATGCATATCCACCTGGACAAAACCTTCTATGGTCTTCCCTGGAAAGCACATCTCAAAAAAAATAAATCAGTAAAGGACATGATCGCCTTTGAACAACAGGTGATCCCTAAACTGCTGAAAACATCCACCGCCCGCACAGAAAAACTCATCGAGCTGCTGCAGTCCAAAGGTACCGGCTACGCCAGAAGCCACGTCAATATTGAGCCTACATCTGGTTTAAACTCACTCAAAAATCTGGAGAAGGCGCTGGAAAACAAAAAGGCTTCCTTTACAGCAGAACTGGTGGCTTTTCCGCAGCATGGCCTGTATTATACTCCTTCTACCGAACTGATGAAAGAGGCCGCCAAAATGGATATCGACTATATTGGAGGTCTGGACCCATATACCATCGACGGCAGCATTGAAAAAAGCATGGACTTTGTAGTACAGCTGGCCCTCGACCATAACAAGGGCATCGATATCCATCTGCATGAAGCTGGTGACTCCGGCACAAAAACCATTGAATACCTGATCAATAAAGTCAATGAAAATCCGGTACTGAAAGGCAAGACCTATATCAGTCACAGTTTTGCGCTGGCCAAAATGGACAACAGCAAACTGCAGGAAGTGGCGGAGAAGCTGGGCAATGCCCGCATCGGCATTATGAGCACCATTCCGTTTGGCAACACGATTATGCCTATTCCTACGCTTTATAAATACGGCGTAGAGGTACAGGCAGGCAACGACTGTATCATCGACCACTGGAGCACTTTCGGCTCCGGTAGTATTCTGCAGAAAGCCAACCTGGTGGCACAGCTTTATGGATACCGTACAGAATTTGATCTTTCCAGATGCCTGAAGATAGCCACTCACAACATACTTCCGCTGGATGATAAAGGCAACCGCCAGTGGCCTAAGGCAGATGATAAAGCCGACCTGGTACTGGTAGACGCGAGTTGTTCTGCAGAAGCCGTATCCCGCATTTCACCGGTAAAATCACTGATACACCAGGGAAATCTGGTGTTTTAA
- a CDS encoding Crp/Fnr family transcriptional regulator yields the protein MEHKIFQVLIDFLQLFGKISAADQQLISAHCSYRQVKEGTVLLEEGKVARELFFISDGVLKIVNTSDKGNTVTLFFLKRNQFCTILGSFTGRTPAQEGIIAACDSEVIVFRKEALEVLNEKLPYFGNLVNAIIQQGLLDKIQTRNALAGEDATTRYRKFLIRQPDIALRVSLSDIASYLGITQQSLSRIRRNFH from the coding sequence ATGGAACATAAAATATTCCAGGTCCTCATCGACTTCCTGCAGCTCTTTGGCAAAATCAGTGCTGCCGACCAGCAGCTGATAAGCGCCCACTGCAGCTATCGCCAGGTGAAAGAAGGGACTGTATTACTGGAAGAAGGCAAGGTGGCCAGGGAATTGTTTTTTATCAGTGACGGTGTGCTTAAAATTGTGAACACCAGCGATAAGGGTAACACTGTCACCCTTTTTTTCCTGAAGCGTAATCAGTTTTGTACGATCCTGGGAAGTTTTACCGGCAGAACACCGGCTCAGGAAGGCATTATTGCCGCCTGCGACAGTGAAGTGATTGTATTCAGAAAAGAAGCGCTGGAAGTATTAAATGAAAAGCTCCCTTATTTCGGAAATCTTGTGAATGCTATCATCCAGCAGGGGCTGTTGGACAAAATACAGACCCGCAACGCACTGGCAGGTGAAGATGCTACTACCCGCTACCGTAAGTTCCTGATCCGTCAACCGGACATCGCTTTACGTGTATCCCTGAGCGATATTGCTTCTTACCTGGGTATTACCCAGCAATCCCTCAGCCGCATCCGGCGCAACTTTCACTGA
- a CDS encoding SDR family oxidoreductase codes for MTTHTLAGKRVIILGGTSGIGLATAQAAAAEGAQVVIVSSNRHRIEQALQLLPAGCSGHAVDLSKEEEISAYFGQTGAFDHLVYTAGENIRIGRLSDTDLERAREYFNIRYWGAVAAVKYGSPHIRPGGSVTLTCGIASIRPGAGWSLGASICGAMDAFCRAMAVELAPLRVNIVSPGVVKTNLWNSFSEEERTTLYESVGSGLPVQRVGEAADIAQSYLYLMKQQFGTGQTLVVDGGAVLV; via the coding sequence ATGACAACACATACATTAGCAGGCAAACGGGTTATTATTTTGGGCGGAACTTCCGGCATCGGTCTGGCCACCGCACAGGCAGCCGCCGCAGAAGGTGCGCAGGTGGTGATTGTGTCCAGCAACCGGCACAGGATAGAACAGGCATTACAACTATTGCCGGCAGGCTGTTCGGGCCATGCGGTGGACCTTAGCAAGGAAGAAGAAATCAGCGCTTATTTCGGTCAGACTGGTGCATTCGATCATCTGGTATATACCGCCGGTGAAAATATCCGTATCGGCAGGCTCTCCGACACAGACCTGGAGCGGGCGCGCGAATACTTCAACATCCGTTACTGGGGTGCTGTAGCGGCGGTCAAATATGGTTCGCCGCATATACGGCCAGGAGGTTCTGTGACACTTACCTGTGGTATTGCCAGTATCCGGCCCGGTGCAGGCTGGTCATTGGGTGCCAGCATCTGCGGCGCCATGGATGCATTCTGCCGCGCGATGGCTGTAGAGCTGGCACCGCTGCGGGTAAACATTGTATCTCCCGGTGTAGTAAAGACCAATCTCTGGAACAGTTTCAGCGAAGAAGAAAGGACCACATTGTACGAAAGTGTAGGCAGTGGCCTGCCTGTACAACGGGTAGGTGAAGCAGCAGACATTGCCCAATCCTATCTGTACCTGATGAAACAACAGTTTGGTACAGGTCAGACATTGGTGGTAGATGGTGGCGCGGTGCTGGTATAA
- a CDS encoding HlyD family secretion protein, which translates to METQTKATNNITMQENSAPKKRSKGFVIVLAALVLGGGAFGISKYIHGLHHEETDNAQIDANVSPVIPRVSGFVKEVRVKDNQHVKKGDTLVVLDDRDQAIKVQQAENALGTAKANLGAAEATTSAAEAGISTAQANVGTIDAQIEAAKVNIWRANQDYERYNNLIKDHSITQQQYEQALAAKQTAERQLDVLVRQKAAANRQTSVVSSQSSATSKQISLANAAIKQRETDVDDAKLVQSYTVITAPEDGVVSKIFVQPGQYISAGQSLFSVVMDTAPWVVANFKETQLNKMKLGQKVTVHIDAFPGTPLEAKLTSFSPATGAKFALLPPDNASGNFVKVVQRLPVKIEFDDPNNELIKRLRPGMNVLVDVHLN; encoded by the coding sequence GTGGAAACGCAAACAAAAGCTACTAATAATATAACCATGCAGGAAAATTCCGCGCCTAAAAAGCGCAGCAAAGGGTTCGTGATCGTTCTGGCCGCTCTGGTACTGGGTGGTGGCGCGTTCGGTATCTCTAAATACATCCATGGTCTGCACCACGAAGAAACAGACAACGCCCAGATCGATGCTAATGTGAGCCCTGTTATTCCGAGAGTATCAGGTTTTGTAAAGGAAGTAAGAGTAAAAGATAACCAGCACGTGAAAAAAGGAGATACCCTGGTAGTCCTGGATGACCGTGATCAGGCTATTAAAGTACAACAGGCCGAAAATGCCCTGGGTACCGCTAAAGCCAACCTGGGTGCTGCAGAAGCAACCACCTCTGCTGCCGAAGCCGGTATCAGCACTGCGCAGGCTAACGTAGGCACCATCGACGCACAGATCGAAGCTGCTAAAGTAAATATCTGGAGAGCCAATCAGGACTACGAACGTTACAACAACCTGATCAAGGATCACTCCATCACCCAACAACAGTATGAACAGGCACTGGCTGCCAAACAAACCGCTGAACGTCAGCTCGACGTACTGGTGAGACAGAAAGCTGCAGCCAACCGCCAGACTTCTGTAGTGTCTTCCCAGAGCAGCGCTACCTCCAAGCAGATCAGCCTGGCCAATGCTGCCATCAAACAAAGGGAAACAGATGTGGACGATGCTAAACTGGTACAGTCCTACACTGTGATCACCGCTCCTGAAGATGGCGTAGTATCAAAAATATTTGTACAGCCAGGTCAATATATTTCCGCTGGTCAGTCACTCTTTAGTGTAGTAATGGACACCGCTCCATGGGTAGTGGCCAACTTCAAGGAAACACAGCTCAACAAAATGAAGCTCGGACAGAAAGTGACCGTTCATATAGACGCTTTCCCAGGCACTCCGCTGGAAGCCAAACTGACTTCCTTCTCACCTGCCACCGGTGCTAAATTTGCCCTGCTGCCTCCGGATAACGCTTCCGGCAACTTCGTAAAAGTAGTACAACGTCTTCCTGTAAAAATCGAATTCGATGACCCGAACAATGAGCTGATCAAACGCTTGCGCCCGGGCATGAACGTACTGGTAGACGTGCATCTCAACTAA
- a CDS encoding DHA2 family efflux MFS transporter permease subunit: MQQESLVEYGSRRVIITITAIFCALLEIVDTTIVNVALNDMRGNMGATLSEISWVITAYAIGNVIIVPMTSWLSAQFGRRNYFAASIIIFTVSSFLCGNATVMWELILFRFIQGIGGGALLVTSQTIITESYPPEKRGVAQAIYGLGVIIGPTLGPPLGGYITDNYSWPYIFYINIPIGVIATLLTLQFVRSPKYAEKKALNEIDFLGILLLAITVGCLQFVLERGQEDDWFNDPIITLFSVSSAMALFFFIWRELTYKNPIVELRVLKNGNLRVGTILSFILGFGLYGSTFIIPLYTQSTLGWTATQSGMLMIPAALTTAFMMPIIGKLLEKGVPQQYLVALGMLLFFVYSLWGYMIITPSDTGKDAFFWMLIVRGVGMGLLFIPITTLALSSLKGQQIGQGAAFTGMMRQLGGSFGVALITTFMARQNMVHRNDLVAKLDTNNPDVINRVNGMAHNFAAKGMDAGTALKSGYKVIDYSIAKQAAVMSYMDVFLYLGLMFLICIPFVLMVRAKKAAKLDPSAMH; the protein is encoded by the coding sequence ATGCAACAAGAATCATTGGTAGAATACGGCTCGCGCAGGGTGATCATCACGATCACCGCTATCTTCTGCGCACTGCTGGAAATCGTAGATACCACTATCGTGAATGTGGCATTGAACGACATGCGCGGTAATATGGGCGCTACACTCAGTGAGATCAGTTGGGTGATCACCGCTTACGCCATCGGTAACGTAATCATCGTACCAATGACCAGCTGGCTCTCCGCACAGTTCGGCCGCCGCAATTACTTCGCTGCCTCTATTATCATATTCACCGTTTCATCCTTCCTCTGTGGTAACGCAACAGTCATGTGGGAGCTGATCCTTTTCCGCTTCATACAAGGTATCGGAGGAGGTGCATTGCTGGTAACATCACAGACGATCATTACAGAAAGTTATCCGCCCGAAAAAAGAGGTGTTGCCCAGGCCATCTATGGTCTCGGCGTAATCATCGGTCCTACACTGGGCCCGCCGCTCGGAGGTTATATCACGGATAACTATTCCTGGCCATATATCTTCTATATCAACATTCCTATCGGTGTGATCGCTACACTGCTTACCCTGCAGTTCGTACGCAGCCCGAAATATGCTGAGAAGAAAGCGCTGAATGAAATCGACTTCCTTGGCATCCTGCTGCTCGCCATTACTGTCGGCTGTCTGCAGTTTGTACTGGAACGTGGTCAGGAAGATGACTGGTTCAACGACCCCATCATCACCCTGTTCTCTGTCTCCAGCGCTATGGCATTGTTCTTCTTTATATGGAGAGAACTCACTTACAAAAACCCGATCGTGGAACTGCGGGTACTGAAAAACGGTAACCTGCGAGTCGGTACGATACTATCATTTATCCTCGGTTTTGGTTTGTATGGTTCTACCTTCATCATCCCGCTGTATACACAAAGTACACTGGGGTGGACCGCTACCCAGTCTGGTATGCTCATGATCCCGGCCGCACTGACAACCGCTTTCATGATGCCTATCATCGGTAAACTCCTGGAAAAAGGAGTGCCGCAACAATACCTGGTGGCATTGGGTATGTTATTGTTCTTCGTCTATAGTTTGTGGGGATATATGATCATCACACCTTCCGATACCGGCAAAGACGCATTCTTCTGGATGCTGATCGTACGTGGGGTAGGTATGGGTCTGCTCTTTATCCCGATCACCACACTGGCGCTGTCGTCTCTGAAAGGTCAGCAGATCGGCCAGGGCGCTGCCTTCACCGGTATGATGCGTCAGCTGGGAGGTTCCTTCGGCGTAGCCCTGATCACTACCTTCATGGCCCGTCAGAATATGGTACACCGCAACGACCTGGTGGCCAAACTGGATACCAACAACCCCGATGTGATCAACCGCGTAAATGGCATGGCACATAACTTTGCTGCCAAAGGCATGGACGCCGGTACTGCCCTTAAAAGCGGATACAAGGTTATCGACTACAGCATCGCCAAACAGGCGGCCGTAATGTCTTACATGGACGTGTTCCTCTACCTCGGACTCATGTTCCTCATCTGTATCCCCTTTGTATTGATGGTAAGAGCTAAGAAAGCTGCAAAACTCGATCCGTCTGCTATGCACTAA
- a CDS encoding TolC family protein gives MNSRSIYTRLYALASGIALMLVFQAASAQSVKPLSLNEAISLSIQNSKQLKASQARITEANANVKTANERQLPDASISGSYLRLTQPNIDLKLAKGNSSPGGAPMEAPKVNQAAYGIANVSVSVFAGMMIQSGKEAARYLAQAAKLDADKDRDDIIQNTIAAYSNLYKANQAVKLMQENLRQSTQRVKDFSNLEKNGLLARNDLLKAELQQSNYELSLMDAQNSLKVANLNMNIMLGLPDKTDLQLDTTVFKVDDRLDARSVEEFEQLAYQNRKDAGSLSAKEKAANANVKAIKGEYYPSLALTGGYIAAYIPNVITITNAVTAGVGVKYNLASLWKTGSKVASAKAQLAELEANQARLTDAIHLDVVQSYENYLLSRKKMDTYIKAIEQSEENYRITKNKHDNNLATTTDLLDADVANLQSHLNYAFAKADALVAYNKLLQASGVLDNNK, from the coding sequence ATGAATTCTAGAAGCATATACACACGATTATATGCGCTTGCATCCGGAATCGCGCTGATGCTGGTCTTTCAGGCAGCATCCGCTCAAAGCGTAAAACCGCTTTCGTTAAATGAAGCCATATCGCTGAGTATACAAAACAGCAAACAATTGAAAGCCAGCCAGGCCAGGATAACGGAGGCCAACGCCAACGTAAAAACGGCTAACGAACGTCAGTTACCCGACGCCAGTATCTCCGGCTCCTACCTGCGTCTGACACAACCCAACATCGATCTGAAGCTCGCAAAAGGTAACAGCAGCCCGGGCGGCGCTCCGATGGAAGCCCCCAAAGTAAATCAGGCTGCCTACGGTATAGCTAATGTGTCTGTATCAGTATTCGCCGGCATGATGATCCAGAGCGGCAAGGAAGCAGCCAGATACCTCGCTCAGGCTGCAAAACTGGACGCTGATAAAGACAGAGATGATATCATCCAGAATACCATCGCTGCCTACAGCAACCTTTACAAGGCAAACCAGGCGGTAAAACTGATGCAGGAAAACCTGAGACAGTCTACCCAACGTGTAAAAGACTTCTCCAACCTGGAAAAGAATGGTCTGCTGGCCCGCAACGACCTCTTAAAAGCAGAGCTGCAACAGTCCAATTATGAGCTGTCCCTGATGGACGCTCAGAACAGCCTGAAAGTAGCGAACCTCAACATGAACATCATGCTGGGACTGCCCGATAAAACTGACTTGCAGCTGGACACCACCGTCTTTAAAGTGGATGATAGACTGGATGCCAGAAGCGTGGAAGAATTTGAACAACTGGCTTATCAGAACCGTAAAGACGCCGGCTCCCTCTCCGCTAAGGAAAAAGCTGCCAACGCCAATGTGAAAGCCATCAAAGGAGAATATTATCCTTCCCTGGCCCTCACGGGTGGTTATATAGCCGCTTATATCCCCAACGTGATAACCATCACCAATGCGGTGACTGCAGGGGTAGGTGTGAAGTATAACCTTGCTTCCCTCTGGAAAACAGGTAGCAAGGTAGCCAGCGCCAAAGCCCAGCTCGCTGAACTGGAAGCCAACCAGGCCAGGCTCACAGACGCCATCCACCTCGATGTGGTGCAGTCTTACGAAAACTACCTGCTGAGCCGCAAGAAAATGGATACCTACATTAAGGCAATAGAACAATCAGAAGAGAATTACCGGATCACTAAAAATAAGCATGATAACAATCTGGCCACTACCACCGACCTGCTGGATGCGGACGTGGCCAACCTCCAGTCCCATCTGAACTACGCCTTTGCAAAGGCAGATGCACTGGTGGCCTACAACAAATTGTTACAGGCATCGGGAGTACTCGACAACAACAAATAA
- a CDS encoding TetR/AcrR family transcriptional regulator — protein sequence MEEYNEKQLSIITVAEKLFAEKGFHGTSVRDIAQEADVNIAMISYYFGSKDKLLEAVFRLRMNASRVFINELVQNDTMAPLEKIYSLIDRFINKMLSEQNFQCIMSREQLNKEQSPVRDLIWQLKGEMLGLMRPIVTSAQDAGIFYKDVDVEMLMTTLFGTIHQTIPAQYLLRTYTEYAHMDDQEFKEFLRLRLSTHLKKLFKAILTHEF from the coding sequence ATGGAAGAGTATAACGAAAAACAGTTATCTATCATCACGGTGGCGGAAAAGCTGTTTGCAGAGAAAGGTTTTCATGGCACTTCCGTCAGAGACATAGCCCAGGAAGCAGATGTAAACATTGCCATGATATCCTATTACTTCGGATCCAAGGATAAGTTGCTGGAAGCTGTTTTCAGGCTCCGGATGAATGCTTCCCGTGTATTCATCAATGAGCTGGTGCAGAACGACACCATGGCGCCCCTGGAAAAAATATACTCCCTGATCGACAGGTTTATCAATAAAATGCTCAGTGAACAGAATTTCCAGTGCATTATGAGCCGGGAACAACTGAACAAGGAGCAAAGCCCGGTACGGGATCTTATCTGGCAACTGAAGGGCGAAATGCTGGGTTTGATGCGCCCGATCGTTACCAGTGCCCAGGATGCCGGTATCTTTTATAAGGATGTGGATGTGGAAATGCTGATGACAACCTTGTTCGGAACAATTCATCAGACCATACCCGCCCAGTACCTGCTGCGGACCTATACGGAATACGCGCATATGGACGACCAGGAATTCAAAGAATTTTTAAGGCTCAGATTGAGCACTCATTTAAAAAAATTGTTTAAAGCAATCCTAACACATGAATTCTAG